A portion of the Leifsonia sp. EB41 genome contains these proteins:
- the flgL gene encoding flagellar hook-associated protein FlgL codes for MSFRVTESTQLASAQRNLQLSAQRLNQLDQQVASGLAISKTSDDPAGAATLLDLQRQLAQNTQYQRNAGDGTAWLATAGTALTSMNDTLNQVRDLTVQAANTATQTPSSRTAIATQLQSLKQTLLTLANTQYQGRSVFAGTSDAGSAFNADYTFNGTAGSSVNRRVGTDTTVRVDVDGSSVLGAGATSVFALIDSIASAVSSGGNVGGQLTAIDAVAANIRGAEATVGSAQNQLTGATSALTTQATTLQTTQNGIQNVDAAHAILKMQTQQVAYQTALAVTAKSIQPTLMDYLR; via the coding sequence ATGTCATTCCGTGTCACCGAGTCGACGCAGCTCGCGTCGGCCCAGCGCAATCTCCAGCTCAGCGCCCAGCGGCTCAACCAGCTCGACCAGCAGGTCGCCAGCGGGCTCGCGATCAGCAAGACCTCCGACGACCCCGCGGGCGCCGCGACCCTGCTCGACCTGCAACGGCAGCTCGCGCAGAACACGCAGTACCAGCGGAACGCCGGCGACGGGACGGCCTGGCTCGCGACCGCGGGCACGGCCCTCACCTCGATGAACGACACCCTCAACCAGGTGCGCGACCTGACGGTGCAGGCCGCGAACACGGCCACCCAGACCCCGAGCTCGCGCACGGCCATCGCCACCCAGCTGCAGTCGCTGAAGCAGACGCTGCTCACTCTGGCGAACACGCAGTACCAGGGCCGCAGCGTCTTCGCCGGCACCTCCGACGCAGGCAGCGCGTTCAACGCCGACTACACCTTCAACGGGACGGCCGGCTCGTCGGTGAACCGGCGCGTGGGCACGGACACGACCGTCCGGGTCGACGTCGACGGGTCGTCGGTGCTCGGCGCCGGGGCGACCTCGGTCTTCGCGCTGATCGACTCGATCGCCAGCGCCGTGAGCAGCGGAGGGAACGTGGGCGGGCAGCTCACCGCGATCGACGCCGTCGCCGCGAACATCCGGGGCGCCGAGGCGACCGTCGGCAGCGCACAGAACCAGCTCACCGGCGCGACCTCGGCGCTCACCACGCAGGCCACGACGCTGCAGACCACGCAGAACGGAATCCAGAACGTGGACGCCGCGCATGCCATCCTGAAGATGCAGACGCAGCAGGTCGCCTACCAGACCGCCCTGGCCGTCACAGCCAAAAGCATCCAGCCGACCTTGATGGACTACCTCAGATGA